The following are encoded in a window of Staphylococcus piscifermentans genomic DNA:
- a CDS encoding thioesterase family protein, producing MTECFTINGRVDTSMIDHNQHMHDADFNKVFSEASNEFNYQHGLSLEDRTRLNYTIFTLEEHTTFLSQLKLNDTYSIRIYLYNYDYKRVHFFLMMYGSKDQLVATNELMMMGIDRDTEKSAPFPKQYWEQIEAYYQEQPNIDWPKQLGHRIAIPNKEDK from the coding sequence ATGACAGAATGTTTTACTATAAACGGCCGTGTAGATACTTCAATGATTGACCACAATCAACATATGCACGATGCGGATTTCAATAAAGTATTCAGTGAAGCTTCTAATGAATTCAATTACCAGCACGGTTTATCATTAGAAGATAGAACTCGTTTAAATTATACTATCTTCACCTTAGAAGAACACACAACTTTCCTTTCTCAACTCAAATTAAATGATACTTATTCCATTCGTATTTACCTTTATAACTACGATTATAAACGCGTGCATTTCTTTTTAATGATGTACGGCAGTAAAGATCAATTGGTTGCAACGAATGAATTGATGATGATGGGTATCGACCGCGATACTGAAAAATCTGCACCTTTTCCAAAACAGTACTGGGAACAAATAGAGGCATATTATCAGGAACAGCCAAATATCGACTGGCCGAAACAATTAGGCCATCGTATTGCTATTCCAAATAAGGAGGATAAATAA
- the corA gene encoding magnesium/cobalt transporter CorA produces MSVSIYYQTKEQPLTSIKHAEDIPSDATIIWYDLNEPTEEESDYLLKHFEFNPLEMDDTIHANPRAKYKAYENYQNIVFHTISPREYEIEVLNIFIKDNVLITYHHRNIREVNTVNKQVKNHFDKNLDCEDIVLYILDHIVDNYFYYVEEISDKVFMFEDEHGRDRTNKYMMDHIFDLRSDIIKLNRVIMPMKEVIDTLQNESRLVQDKRHKMYIQHIIDHIAKEESMLQTAQDITREIRDNFESYTTFRMNKVMQILTIVSVIFMPLTLIAGIYGMNFQNMPELKWHYGYYAVLLLMLVISLGCIWYFKRKNMF; encoded by the coding sequence ATGAGCGTTTCTATTTATTATCAAACAAAAGAACAACCCTTAACTTCAATCAAGCATGCTGAAGATATTCCGAGCGACGCAACGATTATTTGGTATGATTTGAATGAGCCGACAGAGGAAGAGAGTGATTATTTACTCAAACATTTTGAATTTAATCCATTAGAAATGGATGATACCATTCATGCAAATCCAAGAGCTAAATATAAAGCCTACGAAAATTATCAAAATATCGTGTTTCATACAATTTCTCCGCGAGAATATGAGATTGAGGTATTGAATATTTTTATTAAAGATAATGTGTTGATTACTTATCATCATAGAAATATAAGAGAAGTCAATACTGTGAATAAACAAGTGAAGAATCATTTTGACAAGAACCTTGATTGTGAAGATATTGTCTTATATATTTTAGATCATATCGTGGATAATTATTTTTATTACGTGGAAGAAATTTCAGATAAGGTCTTTATGTTTGAAGATGAACATGGTCGTGACCGTACGAATAAATACATGATGGACCATATCTTTGATTTACGGTCGGATATTATTAAATTGAACAGAGTAATTATGCCTATGAAAGAGGTTATCGATACTTTGCAGAATGAAAGTCGATTAGTGCAAGATAAACGTCATAAAATGTATATCCAGCATATTATTGACCATATTGCGAAAGAAGAAAGCATGTTACAGACGGCACAAGATATTACGCGAGAAATCAGAGATAACTTCGAATCCTATACAACCTTTAGAATGAATAAAGTCATGCAAATACTGACCATCGTTTCGGTTATTTTCATGCCTTTGACTTTGATTGCGGGTATTTATGGTATGAACTTCCAAAATATGCCTGAGCTTAAGTGGCATTATGGTTACTATGCTGTATTGCTTCTGATGTTAGTGATTTCACTTGGCTGTATTTGGTATTTCAAACGTAAAAATATGTTTTAA
- the fni gene encoding type 2 isopentenyl-diphosphate Delta-isomerase — MSDSKREQRKDDHVKIAMAQNDPKLTDFDKVRFVHHSIPSIDVDQVDLSVDLPDFSMSAPLYINAMTGGSEWTKQINEKLAVVARETGLAIAVGSTHAALRNSKMASSFDIVRKTNPKGIIFSNVGADVPADLAKQSVEMLEANALQVHVNSPQELVMPEGNRTFSNWMDNLSEIVQTVDVPVIVKEVGFGMSRELIQDLREIGIRYVDVSGRGGTNFVNIENERRQLKDMSYLKNWGQSTVESLLESKNLQNQVTVFASGGVRNPLDAVKCLALGAEAVGMSRPFLEQVESNGIAQTVEFVEEFIEQMKKIAVMVNASDIEALHHTDVVLDTTLRSWIEQRGLDQ; from the coding sequence ATGAGCGATTCAAAAAGGGAACAACGAAAGGACGACCACGTAAAAATAGCGATGGCGCAAAACGATCCAAAACTGACGGATTTCGATAAAGTCAGATTCGTGCACCATTCCATTCCGAGTATAGATGTAGATCAAGTCGATTTATCAGTGGATTTACCTGATTTTTCAATGTCTGCACCGCTGTATATCAATGCGATGACCGGAGGAAGTGAATGGACGAAACAAATTAATGAGAAGTTAGCCGTAGTAGCACGTGAAACTGGGTTGGCTATCGCTGTAGGTTCAACACATGCTGCCTTACGTAACAGTAAAATGGCGAGCTCTTTCGACATCGTTCGCAAAACGAATCCGAAAGGTATTATTTTTAGTAATGTGGGAGCAGATGTGCCAGCTGATTTAGCCAAGCAATCGGTTGAAATGCTAGAGGCGAATGCGTTGCAAGTGCACGTCAATTCTCCGCAAGAACTCGTAATGCCTGAAGGAAATCGAACGTTCTCAAATTGGATGGACAATTTAAGTGAGATTGTGCAAACAGTTGATGTTCCAGTGATCGTAAAAGAAGTCGGTTTCGGAATGAGCCGCGAACTGATTCAAGATTTAAGAGAAATCGGTATCCGTTATGTAGATGTCAGTGGCAGAGGCGGTACAAACTTTGTAAATATTGAAAATGAAAGACGCCAACTGAAAGACATGTCTTATCTGAAGAATTGGGGTCAATCGACAGTAGAATCTTTATTAGAAAGTAAAAATCTGCAAAATCAAGTTACTGTATTTGCGAGCGGTGGAGTGAGAAATCCACTTGATGCGGTTAAGTGTCTGGCTTTGGGAGCAGAAGCAGTGGGTATGTCTCGCCCGTTCTTAGAACAAGTCGAATCCAATGGTATTGCACAAACTGTAGAGTTTGTAGAAGAATTCATTGAACAAATGAAGAAAATTGCAGTTATGGTCAATG